In Streptomyces sp. NBC_00483, a single window of DNA contains:
- a CDS encoding DUF885 domain-containing protein, with translation MPHIPSSQHSAALLPRQIADAYVDAMVDLDPVEGTFLGVREAHSKLPDLSPAGLTAVADLARETLAKLDDAERAPGADSDVERRCARLLRERLTASLAVHEADEHLREVSNLGSPIHNAREVFTVTPTDTDEDWAAIAERLRAVPAAFAGYRETLALGLDRKLHAAPRPTETFIGQLAEWQGWFEDFAAAGPESLRAELTEAARTADAATVELRDWMRDVYAPAVEGAPNVVGRERYARWSRYYNGTDLDLDEAYAYGWSEFHRLLAEMRTEAEKILPGAETPWVALAHLDEHGRHIEGVDEVRQWLQNLMDEAIGALDGTHFELADRVRQVESCIAPAGSAAAPYYTPPSEDFSRPGRTWLPTMGLTRFPVYDLVSTWYHEGVPGHHLQLAQWAHVAGDLSRYQATLGIVSANAEGWALYAERLMDELGFLTDAETRIGYLDAQMMRACRVIVDIGMHLELEIPADSPFHPGERWTPELAQEFFGAHSSRPADFVESELTRYLSIPGQAIGYKLGERAWLLGRAGAQAAHGDAFDAKAWHMAALSQGSLGLDDLVDELSKL, from the coding sequence ATGCCACACATCCCGAGCTCTCAGCACTCCGCAGCCCTACTGCCCCGGCAGATCGCCGATGCCTACGTCGACGCGATGGTCGACCTCGACCCCGTGGAGGGCACCTTCCTGGGCGTCCGGGAGGCCCACAGCAAGCTGCCCGACCTGTCCCCCGCCGGCCTCACCGCCGTCGCGGACCTCGCCCGCGAGACCCTCGCGAAGCTCGACGACGCGGAGCGCGCGCCCGGCGCCGACAGCGACGTCGAGCGGCGCTGCGCCCGGCTGCTGCGCGAGCGCCTGACCGCCTCGCTCGCGGTGCACGAGGCGGACGAGCACCTGCGCGAGGTCTCCAACCTCGGCTCGCCGATCCACAACGCCCGCGAGGTGTTCACCGTCACCCCGACCGACACGGACGAGGACTGGGCGGCGATCGCCGAGCGGCTGCGCGCGGTGCCCGCGGCGTTCGCCGGCTACCGGGAGACGCTCGCGCTCGGCCTGGACCGGAAGCTGCACGCGGCGCCGCGGCCGACGGAGACCTTCATCGGCCAACTCGCCGAGTGGCAGGGCTGGTTCGAGGACTTCGCGGCCGCGGGCCCCGAGTCTCTGCGCGCCGAGCTGACCGAGGCGGCGCGCACCGCGGACGCCGCGACGGTCGAGCTGCGCGACTGGATGCGGGACGTGTACGCGCCCGCCGTCGAGGGCGCGCCGAACGTGGTGGGCCGCGAACGCTACGCGCGTTGGTCGCGCTACTACAACGGCACGGACCTCGACCTGGACGAGGCGTACGCGTACGGCTGGAGCGAGTTCCACCGGCTGCTCGCCGAGATGCGCACGGAAGCCGAGAAGATCCTGCCCGGCGCCGAGACGCCCTGGGTGGCGCTCGCGCACCTCGACGAGCACGGGCGGCACATCGAGGGCGTCGACGAGGTGCGGCAGTGGCTGCAGAATCTGATGGACGAGGCCATCGGCGCGCTCGACGGCACCCACTTCGAACTCGCCGACCGGGTACGGCAGGTGGAGTCCTGCATCGCGCCCGCCGGCAGCGCCGCCGCGCCGTACTACACACCCCCGTCGGAGGACTTCTCGCGCCCCGGCCGCACCTGGCTGCCGACGATGGGCCTGACCCGCTTCCCCGTCTACGACCTGGTGTCGACGTGGTACCATGAGGGCGTCCCCGGCCATCACCTCCAGCTCGCGCAGTGGGCACACGTCGCCGGTGACCTGTCCCGCTACCAGGCGACGCTCGGCATCGTCTCCGCGAACGCGGAGGGCTGGGCGCTGTACGCGGAGCGGCTGATGGACGAACTGGGCTTCCTCACGGACGCGGAGACCCGGATCGGTTACCTGGACGCGCAGATGATGCGGGCCTGCCGGGTCATCGTCGACATCGGCATGCACCTGGAACTGGAGATCCCGGCGGACTCGCCGTTCCACCCCGGCGAGCGCTGGACCCCCGAGCTGGCGCAGGAGTTCTTCGGCGCGCACAGCAGCCGTCCCGCGGACTTCGTGGAGAGCGAGCTGACCCGGTACCTGTCGATCCCCGGCCAGGCGATCGGCTACAAGCTGGGCGAACGGGCGTGGCTGCTCGGCCGGGCGGGCGCGCAGGCCGCGCACGGGGACGCCTTCGACGCGAAGGCGTGGCACATGGCGGCGCTGTCGCAGGGGTCGCTGGGGCTCGACGACTTGGTGGACGAGCTCTCCAAGTTGTGA
- a CDS encoding SDR family oxidoreductase: MPKQPHPTSTELRRDPLPLRGRTALVTGASRRGGIGFAVARRLAAYGAGVYLHHHVAHDEAMPWGADRPAEVADAVRAVRGVPDAVVAHGPADLTEADAPARLIQDAAEALGGRLDIVVANHALSGGDGTLDTIDAAMLDAHWAVDARSVVLLVQAFARHRATAEEPQEGGRVFMMTSGQDIADGMPGEIAYALQKGALASITRSLATTLAPQFVTVNTVNPGPVDTDYLDGEAYESIAELFPAKRWGMPDDPARLIAWLATDEAAWITGQVIGSEGGFRRTS; this comes from the coding sequence ATGCCGAAACAGCCTCACCCCACGTCCACCGAACTCCGCCGTGACCCCCTCCCGCTGCGCGGCCGCACCGCCCTGGTCACCGGTGCGAGCCGGCGCGGTGGCATCGGGTTCGCCGTGGCCCGCAGGCTCGCCGCGTACGGGGCGGGCGTGTATCTGCACCACCACGTGGCGCACGACGAGGCCATGCCGTGGGGCGCGGACCGGCCCGCCGAGGTGGCCGACGCGGTGCGGGCCGTGCGTGGCGTGCCGGATGCCGTCGTGGCGCACGGACCGGCGGATCTCACCGAAGCCGACGCCCCCGCGCGCCTGATCCAGGACGCCGCCGAAGCGCTCGGCGGACGGCTCGACATCGTCGTCGCCAACCACGCCCTCAGCGGCGGCGACGGCACGCTCGACACCATCGACGCCGCCATGCTGGACGCCCACTGGGCCGTCGACGCCCGTTCCGTGGTGCTGCTCGTCCAGGCCTTCGCCCGGCACCGGGCGACGGCCGAGGAGCCCCAGGAAGGCGGCCGCGTCTTCATGATGACCTCCGGTCAGGACATCGCCGACGGCATGCCCGGCGAGATCGCGTACGCCCTGCAGAAGGGCGCGCTCGCGTCGATCACCCGCTCGCTCGCCACCACCCTCGCCCCGCAGTTCGTGACCGTGAACACCGTCAACCCGGGGCCCGTTGACACGGATTACCTCGATGGCGAGGCGTACGAATCCATCGCCGAACTGTTTCCCGCCAAGCGGTGGGGGATGCCCGATGACCCGGCGCGGCTCATCGCGTGGCTGGCCACGGACGAGGCCGCGTGGATCACCGGGCAGGTCATCGGCTCGGAGGGCGGCTTCCGGCGAACCTCCTGA
- a CDS encoding Lrp/AsnC family transcriptional regulator has translation MTDSVVLDPVDLDILRLLQNDARTTYRDLAAQVGVAPSTCLDRVNRLRRGGVILGHVLRLDPAKLGRGLEALLSVQVRPHRRELVGPFVERVRALPEARTVFHLTGPDDYLVHVAVHDMADLQRLVLDSFTARPEVARVETRLIFQQWECGPLLPPAANHGDATP, from the coding sequence ATGACCGACTCCGTCGTACTCGATCCGGTCGACCTGGACATACTGCGGCTGCTGCAGAACGACGCCCGCACCACGTACCGGGATCTGGCGGCGCAGGTCGGTGTCGCGCCCTCCACCTGCCTGGACCGGGTGAACAGGCTGCGGCGCGGCGGCGTGATCCTCGGGCATGTGCTGCGGCTCGACCCGGCGAAGCTGGGGCGCGGCCTGGAGGCGCTGCTGTCGGTGCAGGTGCGTCCGCACCGCAGGGAGCTCGTCGGGCCGTTCGTGGAGCGGGTCCGGGCCCTGCCCGAGGCGCGCACCGTGTTCCATCTGACCGGCCCCGACGACTACTTGGTGCACGTCGCCGTCCATGACATGGCGGACCTTCAGCGGCTCGTGCTCGATTCCTTCACAGCGCGCCCCGAAGTGGCCCGCGTCGAGACCCGTTTGATCTTCCAGCAGTGGGAGTGCGGGCCACTGCTTCCGCCCGCGGCGAATCATGGTGACGCGACCCCCTGA
- a CDS encoding trans-sulfuration enzyme family protein encodes MPTMDTHWDTSGARTRAFATEAVHAGRDDLAALGLHAPPLDLSTTYPSADTRAEAARVDAFAADGALDGGPPVYGRLGNPTVARFETALARLEGTDSAVAFASGMAALTAVLLVRVAAGLRHVVAVRPLYGCSDHLLTAGALGSEVTWVDPAGIADAIRPDTGLVLVESPANPTLVEVDLAAVAHACGSVPLLVDNTFATPVLQRPAQSGTRLVLHSATKYIGGHGDVLGGVVACDEAFARELRKVRFATGGVLHPLAGYLLLRGLSTLPVRVRAASATAAELVRRLAGDPRVTRVHYPRIGGAMAAFEVAGDPHAVTAGVELITPAVSLGSVDSLIQHPASISHRVVAADDRRAAGVGDRLLRLSVGLEDVEDLWADLDRALGAGAGPAQPVSRAARPARTRPRARTEVRTEARTEAGTPPVPHRAGR; translated from the coding sequence ATGCCGACCATGGATACGCACTGGGACACGAGCGGGGCCCGCACCCGCGCCTTCGCCACCGAGGCCGTGCACGCGGGCCGCGACGACCTCGCCGCGCTCGGACTGCACGCCCCGCCCCTCGACCTGTCCACCACCTACCCGTCCGCCGACACTCGCGCGGAGGCGGCCCGCGTCGACGCGTTCGCCGCCGACGGCGCCCTCGACGGCGGGCCGCCCGTCTACGGCCGCCTCGGCAACCCGACCGTCGCCCGTTTCGAGACCGCCCTCGCGCGCCTCGAAGGCACGGACAGCGCGGTCGCGTTCGCGAGCGGCATGGCGGCGCTGACGGCCGTGCTCCTCGTACGCGTCGCGGCGGGCCTGCGCCATGTCGTCGCGGTCCGCCCGCTGTACGGATGCAGCGACCACCTGCTGACGGCGGGCGCGCTCGGCTCGGAGGTGACGTGGGTCGACCCCGCGGGGATCGCCGACGCGATACGGCCCGACACCGGCCTCGTCCTGGTGGAGTCGCCCGCCAACCCGACGCTCGTGGAGGTCGATCTCGCGGCCGTCGCGCACGCCTGCGGCTCGGTGCCGCTGCTCGTCGACAACACGTTCGCGACACCCGTGCTGCAGCGGCCCGCGCAGAGCGGGACCCGGCTCGTCCTGCACAGCGCCACGAAGTACATCGGCGGACACGGGGACGTCCTCGGCGGCGTCGTGGCCTGCGACGAGGCGTTCGCGCGGGAGCTGCGCAAGGTGCGGTTCGCGACCGGCGGGGTGCTGCACCCGCTCGCCGGCTATCTGCTGCTGCGCGGCCTGTCGACCCTGCCGGTACGGGTGCGGGCCGCGTCCGCGACGGCCGCGGAGCTCGTCCGGCGGCTCGCAGGAGACCCGCGCGTCACCCGCGTCCACTATCCGCGGATCGGCGGCGCCATGGCCGCCTTCGAGGTCGCGGGCGACCCGCACGCGGTGACCGCCGGGGTCGAACTGATCACCCCGGCGGTCAGCCTCGGCAGCGTCGACTCACTGATCCAGCACCCGGCCTCGATCAGCCACCGCGTGGTCGCCGCCGACGACCGCAGGGCGGCGGGCGTCGGCGACCGGCTGCTGCGGCTCTCGGTCGGCCTGGAGGACGTCGAGGACCTGTGGGCGGACCTGGACCGGGCGCTGGGCGCCGGAGCCGGGCCCGCCCAGCCGGTCAGCCGTGCTGCTCGGCCCGCTCGTACTCGTCCTCGTGCGCGGACGGAAGTGCGGACGGAAGCGCGGACGGAAGCAGGGACGCCACCGGTGCCGCATCGAGCCGGGCGGTGA